One genomic segment of Rhizorhabdus phycosphaerae includes these proteins:
- a CDS encoding energy transducer TonB, with product MTVRFRNLLIGLTAATMVAGAANAAATPEWTARIRQMIASKQDYPNAAQMRGDEGTAKVKLDVSDDGSVAAVSIVQPSGSSLLDKEALAAIKRVGTFPAPPGGAASVVIPLTWKLQ from the coding sequence GTGACTGTACGCTTTCGTAATCTCCTCATCGGTCTGACCGCTGCGACGATGGTCGCCGGCGCGGCGAATGCCGCGGCGACGCCCGAATGGACGGCCCGCATCCGCCAGATGATCGCTTCGAAGCAGGATTATCCGAACGCGGCCCAGATGCGCGGCGACGAAGGTACCGCCAAGGTCAAGCTCGACGTCTCCGACGATGGTTCGGTGGCGGCCGTGTCGATCGTGCAGCCCTCGGGCTCGTCGCTCCTCGACAAGGAAGCACTGGCGGCGATCAAGCGCGTCGGCACCTTCCCGGCCCCTCCGGGTGGCGCGGCTTCGGTCGTGATCCCGCTGACCTGGAAGCTTCAGTAA
- a CDS encoding acyl-CoA carboxylase subunit beta → MLAILQKLEEKRAAARLGGGQKRIDAQHAKGKLTARERIDVLLDADSFEELDMYVEHNCTDFGMEAEHIPGDGVVTGSGTINGRLVFVFSQDFTVYGGALSERHAQKICKIMDMALKVGAPVIGLNDSGGARIQEGVASLGGYAEVFQRNILASGVVPQISVIMGPCAGGAVYSPAMTDFIFMVKDSSFMFVTGPDVVKTVTNEVVTQEELGGAVTHTTKTSVADNAFENDIEALLSVREFVDFLPLSNRHELPTRPTDDPWDRLEPSLDTLIPDSAAKPYDMKELIAKVVDEGDFFEVQPNHAANIVIGFGRIEGRPVGIVANQPMVLAGVLDINSSKKAARFVRFCDAFDIPIVTFVDVPGFLPGTAQEHNGIIKHGAKLLFAYGEATVPKITVITRKAYGGAYDVMASKHLRGDLNYAWPTAEIAVMGAKGAVEIIFRKDIGDAQKIAERTKEYEDRFANPFVAASKGFIDEVIMPHSTRRRIALGLRKLKNKSLENPWKKHDNIPL, encoded by the coding sequence ATGCTGGCGATCCTGCAGAAGCTCGAGGAAAAGCGCGCGGCGGCGCGGCTCGGTGGCGGACAGAAGCGCATCGATGCGCAGCACGCGAAGGGCAAGCTGACGGCGCGCGAGCGCATTGACGTTCTGCTCGATGCGGACTCGTTCGAGGAGCTCGACATGTATGTCGAGCATAATTGCACCGACTTCGGCATGGAGGCCGAGCATATTCCGGGCGACGGTGTCGTCACCGGTTCGGGCACGATCAACGGCCGTCTCGTCTTCGTCTTCAGCCAGGACTTCACCGTCTATGGCGGCGCTTTGTCCGAACGGCATGCGCAGAAGATCTGCAAGATCATGGACATGGCGCTGAAGGTCGGCGCGCCCGTGATCGGCCTCAACGATTCGGGCGGCGCCCGCATCCAGGAGGGCGTCGCCTCGCTCGGCGGCTATGCCGAGGTGTTCCAGCGCAACATCCTCGCCTCGGGCGTCGTGCCGCAGATCAGCGTGATCATGGGCCCCTGCGCCGGCGGCGCGGTCTATTCGCCGGCGATGACCGACTTCATCTTCATGGTGAAGGACAGCTCGTTCATGTTCGTGACCGGCCCCGACGTGGTGAAGACCGTCACCAACGAGGTCGTCACCCAGGAGGAGCTTGGCGGTGCGGTCACGCACACGACCAAGACCTCGGTCGCCGACAATGCCTTCGAGAACGATATCGAGGCGCTGCTGAGCGTCCGCGAATTCGTCGACTTCCTGCCGCTGTCGAACCGGCACGAACTGCCGACCCGCCCGACCGACGATCCTTGGGATCGCCTCGAGCCCAGCCTCGATACGCTGATCCCCGACAGCGCGGCCAAGCCCTATGACATGAAGGAGCTGATCGCGAAGGTCGTCGACGAAGGCGACTTCTTCGAGGTGCAGCCGAACCATGCCGCGAACATCGTGATCGGCTTCGGCCGGATCGAAGGCCGCCCGGTGGGCATCGTCGCCAACCAGCCGATGGTGCTGGCGGGCGTGCTCGACATCAACTCGTCGAAGAAGGCGGCGCGCTTCGTCCGCTTCTGCGACGCCTTCGATATTCCGATCGTCACCTTCGTCGACGTGCCCGGCTTCCTGCCCGGCACCGCGCAGGAGCATAACGGCATCATCAAGCATGGCGCCAAGCTGCTCTTCGCCTATGGCGAGGCGACCGTCCCGAAGATCACCGTCATCACGCGCAAGGCCTATGGCGGCGCCTATGACGTGATGGCCTCCAAGCATCTGCGCGGCGACCTCAACTATGCCTGGCCCACCGCCGAGATCGCGGTCATGGGCGCCAAGGGCGCGGTCGAGATCATCTTCCGCAAGGACATAGGCGACGCACAGAAGATCGCCGAACGGACCAAGGAATATGAGGATCGCTTCGCCAACCCGTTCGTGGCGGCGTCGAAGGGCTTCATCGACGAGGTGATCATGCCGCACTCCACGCGGCGGCGGATCGCCCTGGGTCTTCGCAAGCTCAAGAACAAGAGCCTCGAAAACCCCTGGAAGAAGCACGACAACATCCCGCTCTGA
- the bioB gene encoding biotin synthase BioB — MIRHDWTREEIAALFEMPFNDLLWQAQAVHRQHHDANAVQLSTLLSIKTGGCAENCGYCSQAASNETELKASKLMQVEEVLAAAREAKDSGSERFCMGAAWRSPKDRDMDAIVAMVEGVKAMGLETCMTLGMLSDEQTERLAEAGLDYYNHNLDSSPEYYDKVVTTRTYDDRLQTLERVRKAGINVCCGGIVGMGEDRADRVGFIHALATLPDHPGSVPINALVPVKGTPLGDMLEGLPEARIDDIEFVRTVAVARITMPASVVRLSAGRESMGDATQALCFLAGANSIFTGDRLLTTGNQGSDADSRLFDKLGLKGSINDTAPEALAAE, encoded by the coding sequence ATGATCCGTCACGACTGGACCCGCGAGGAGATCGCGGCGCTGTTCGAAATGCCGTTCAACGACCTGCTGTGGCAGGCGCAGGCGGTGCACCGCCAGCATCACGACGCCAATGCGGTGCAGCTATCCACGCTGCTGTCGATCAAGACCGGCGGTTGCGCCGAGAATTGCGGCTATTGCAGCCAGGCGGCATCGAACGAGACGGAACTCAAGGCCTCGAAGCTGATGCAGGTCGAAGAGGTTCTCGCCGCCGCGCGCGAGGCGAAGGACTCCGGCTCCGAGCGTTTCTGCATGGGCGCTGCCTGGCGCAGCCCCAAGGACCGCGACATGGACGCGATCGTGGCGATGGTCGAGGGGGTCAAGGCGATGGGCCTCGAGACCTGCATGACGCTGGGCATGTTGTCGGACGAACAGACCGAGCGTCTCGCCGAGGCCGGGCTCGACTATTACAACCACAATCTCGACAGCTCGCCGGAATATTACGACAAGGTCGTGACAACCCGCACCTATGACGACCGGCTCCAGACGCTGGAGCGCGTGCGGAAAGCCGGGATCAATGTCTGCTGCGGCGGGATCGTCGGCATGGGCGAGGACCGCGCCGATCGCGTCGGTTTCATCCATGCGCTGGCGACCCTGCCCGACCATCCGGGGTCGGTCCCGATCAATGCGCTCGTGCCGGTCAAGGGCACGCCGCTCGGCGACATGCTCGAAGGGCTGCCCGAAGCACGAATCGACGATATCGAATTCGTCCGCACCGTCGCGGTCGCGCGGATCACCATGCCCGCCTCGGTCGTGCGCCTTTCGGCCGGTCGCGAAAGCATGGGCGATGCGACCCAGGCGCTGTGCTTCCTGGCGGGAGCCAATTCGATCTTCACCGGCGACCGGCTGCTGACCACGGGCAACCAGGGCAGCGATGCCGACAGCCGCCTGTTCGACAAGCTGGGCCTCAAGGGCTCGATCAACGACACCGCGCCGGAAGCCCTGGCCGCGGAATAG
- the mce gene encoding methylmalonyl-CoA epimerase, whose product MKLGRLNHVGVATPSIEKSIAFYRDVMGAEVVREPFDLPAQGVKVCFVDTPNTQIELIEPLGESSPIHGFLAKNPAGGQHHLCYEVPDIHAAKAWFEGKGAKVLGEPRIGAHGTYIFFVHPKDMGGVLTEIMESPGGPNDPGTGH is encoded by the coding sequence ATGAAACTGGGCCGTCTTAATCATGTCGGGGTCGCGACCCCCTCGATCGAGAAGAGCATCGCCTTCTATCGCGACGTCATGGGTGCCGAGGTGGTCCGTGAACCGTTCGACCTTCCCGCGCAGGGGGTGAAAGTCTGCTTCGTCGACACGCCCAATACCCAGATCGAGCTGATCGAGCCGCTCGGCGAAAGCTCGCCGATCCACGGCTTCCTCGCCAAGAATCCGGCGGGCGGCCAGCATCATCTCTGCTATGAGGTGCCCGACATTCACGCCGCCAAGGCCTGGTTCGAGGGCAAGGGCGCGAAGGTGCTGGGCGAGCCGCGCATCGGCGCGCACGGTACCTATATCTTCTTCGTCCATCCCAAGGACATGGGCGGGGTGCTGACCGAGATCATGGAATCGCCGGGTGGTCCGAACGACCCCGGCACCGGCCACTGA
- a CDS encoding acetyl-CoA carboxylase biotin carboxylase subunit: MFKKILIANRGEIACRVIKTARRMGIKTVAVYSDADARAPHVEMADEAIHIGASPASESYLIADKIIAACKATGAEAVHPGYGFLSERTSFAEALDAAGIAFIGPPVGAIAAMGDKIESKKLAKQAGVNVVPGFVGEIEDTDHAVRIANDIGYPVMMKASAGGGGKGMRLAYSEKDVRENFESVKREGLASFGDDRVFIEKFIESPRHIEIQVLGDKHGNILYLNERECSIQRRHQKVVEEAPSPFVSPEMRKAMGEQAVALARAVGYYSAGTVELIVSGADKTGQGFYFLEMNTRLQVEHPVTEYITGLDLVEQMIRVAYGEKLAFTQDDVKINGWAVENRVYAEDPYRGFLPSTGRLVRYRPPAEVDNVRVDDGVYEGSEISMFYDPMIAKLVTWGETREAAIDKQITALDRFEIDGIGHNIDFLSALMQHPRFRSGNITTGFIAEEFPEGFQGAPASEKLSLHLAAIAGVLASIDSARAAHIDGRLNGPAEPSTSWVVTLDGVERAVEIAGDAVTVDGTPVVVDAPYIPGQRLVEAVVDGEGLSLRVERKRTGWTFTTRGASHSLRVLTPRVAALSHHMIEKVPPDLSRFLLCPMPGLVTAIHVGEGAKVEAGQPLAVVEAMKMENILRAEKAGTVKTVAAKPGDSLAVDAVILEFE, from the coding sequence ATGTTCAAGAAGATCCTGATCGCCAATCGCGGTGAAATCGCCTGCCGCGTCATCAAGACCGCCCGCCGCATGGGCATCAAGACGGTCGCCGTCTATTCGGATGCCGATGCGCGCGCGCCGCATGTCGAGATGGCCGACGAGGCGATCCACATCGGCGCCTCGCCCGCGTCCGAATCCTATCTGATCGCCGACAAGATCATCGCCGCCTGCAAGGCGACCGGCGCCGAGGCGGTCCATCCGGGCTATGGCTTCCTGTCCGAGCGGACCAGCTTCGCCGAGGCGCTCGACGCCGCCGGCATCGCCTTCATCGGCCCGCCGGTGGGCGCGATCGCCGCGATGGGCGACAAGATCGAATCGAAGAAGCTCGCCAAGCAGGCCGGCGTCAACGTCGTCCCCGGCTTCGTCGGCGAGATCGAGGACACCGACCACGCGGTCCGTATCGCCAACGACATCGGCTATCCGGTGATGATGAAGGCCTCGGCCGGCGGCGGCGGCAAGGGCATGCGCCTTGCCTATAGCGAGAAGGACGTCCGCGAGAATTTCGAGAGCGTGAAGCGCGAGGGTCTCGCCAGCTTCGGCGACGACCGCGTCTTCATCGAGAAGTTCATCGAGAGCCCGCGCCACATCGAGATCCAGGTGCTCGGCGATAAGCATGGCAACATCCTCTACCTGAACGAGCGCGAATGCTCGATCCAGCGGCGCCACCAGAAGGTCGTCGAAGAGGCGCCTTCGCCCTTCGTGTCGCCCGAGATGCGCAAGGCGATGGGCGAGCAGGCCGTCGCGCTCGCGCGCGCCGTCGGCTATTATAGCGCCGGCACGGTCGAGCTGATCGTGTCGGGCGCCGACAAGACCGGCCAGGGCTTCTACTTCCTGGAGATGAACACGCGCCTGCAGGTCGAGCATCCGGTGACCGAATATATCACCGGCCTCGATCTGGTCGAACAGATGATCCGCGTGGCCTATGGCGAAAAGCTGGCCTTCACGCAGGACGATGTGAAGATCAACGGCTGGGCGGTCGAGAACCGCGTCTATGCCGAGGATCCCTATCGCGGCTTCCTGCCGTCGACCGGCCGCCTCGTCCGCTATCGTCCGCCGGCCGAGGTGGACAATGTCCGCGTCGACGATGGCGTCTATGAGGGCTCCGAAATCTCGATGTTCTACGACCCGATGATCGCCAAGCTGGTGACCTGGGGCGAGACGCGCGAGGCCGCGATCGACAAGCAAATCACCGCGCTCGACCGCTTCGAAATCGATGGCATCGGCCATAACATCGATTTCCTCTCGGCGCTGATGCAGCATCCGCGATTCCGCTCGGGCAACATCACGACCGGTTTCATTGCCGAGGAATTCCCCGAGGGCTTCCAGGGCGCCCCTGCCAGTGAGAAGCTCAGCCTGCACCTGGCGGCGATTGCCGGCGTTCTCGCCAGCATCGATTCGGCCCGCGCCGCGCATATCGACGGCCGCCTCAATGGCCCGGCCGAGCCTTCGACCAGCTGGGTCGTCACCCTCGACGGCGTCGAGCGCGCGGTGGAGATCGCTGGCGACGCCGTCACCGTCGATGGCACCCCGGTCGTGGTCGACGCGCCCTATATCCCGGGCCAGCGCCTGGTCGAGGCGGTCGTCGACGGCGAAGGCCTGTCGCTGCGCGTGGAGCGCAAGCGGACCGGGTGGACGTTCACGACCCGTGGCGCCAGCCACAGCCTGCGCGTGCTGACGCCGCGCGTGGCCGCCCTGTCGCACCATATGATCGAGAAGGTCCCGCCGGATCTCTCGCGCTTCCTCCTGTGCCCGATGCCGGGTCTCGTCACTGCGATTCACGTCGGTGAGGGCGCAAAGGTCGAGGCGGGCCAGCCGCTCGCCGTCGTCGAGGCGATGAAGATGGAAAATATCCTGCGCGCCGAAAAGGCCGGTACGGTCAAGACGGTCGCCGCCAAGCCGGGTGACAGCCTGGCCGTCGATGCGGTGATTCTCGAGTTCGAGTGA
- the bktB gene encoding beta-ketothiolase BktB has protein sequence MAQFEDIYIVGGVRTAIGDFGGALKGFYPSDLGGLVATEALSRAGVAPADVGHVVFGQVMPTSAKDAMLARTIALNAGVPFEVPAMTLNRLCGSGIQAIVSSAQMMQLGEATITLAGGAESMSNVPYHDHGARWGVKMGNNVLVDALVQGLQDASGGYHMGITAENCADRHGISREEQDALAVEGHQRAARAIAEGRFKTQILPVEIKSRKGTTVFDTDEHVRADTKIETLAAMKPAFKKDGSVTAANASGINDGAAAVVLATAGEVEKRGLKPLAKIVAWGHAGVEPEYMGEGPIKAVPIALKRAGLTLADMDVIEANEAFAAQALSVAKALGFDREKLNPNGSGIALGHPVGATGTILTVKAAYELERIGGRYALITMCIGGGQGIALIIERV, from the coding sequence ATGGCCCAATTCGAAGACATCTACATCGTCGGCGGCGTACGGACCGCGATCGGCGACTTCGGCGGTGCGCTGAAGGGCTTCTATCCGTCCGACCTGGGTGGTCTCGTCGCGACCGAGGCGCTGTCGCGCGCCGGTGTCGCCCCCGCCGATGTGGGCCATGTCGTGTTCGGCCAGGTCATGCCGACCAGCGCCAAGGACGCGATGCTGGCGCGCACGATCGCGCTCAACGCCGGCGTTCCATTCGAGGTCCCCGCGATGACGCTGAACCGCCTGTGCGGCTCGGGCATCCAGGCGATCGTCTCTTCGGCGCAGATGATGCAGCTCGGCGAAGCGACCATCACCCTCGCCGGTGGCGCTGAGTCGATGTCGAACGTGCCCTATCATGATCATGGTGCGCGCTGGGGCGTGAAGATGGGCAATAATGTGCTCGTCGATGCCCTGGTGCAGGGCCTGCAGGACGCCAGCGGCGGCTATCATATGGGCATCACCGCCGAAAATTGCGCCGACCGCCACGGCATCAGCCGCGAGGAGCAGGACGCGCTCGCGGTCGAGGGGCATCAGCGCGCCGCACGCGCGATCGCGGAAGGCCGCTTCAAGACGCAGATCCTTCCGGTCGAGATCAAGAGCCGCAAGGGCACCACCGTTTTCGACACCGACGAGCATGTCCGCGCCGACACCAAGATCGAGACGCTGGCCGCGATGAAGCCGGCCTTCAAGAAGGACGGCAGCGTCACCGCCGCCAACGCTTCGGGCATCAACGACGGCGCCGCTGCGGTGGTCCTCGCCACCGCGGGCGAGGTCGAGAAGCGTGGCCTCAAGCCGCTGGCGAAGATCGTCGCCTGGGGTCATGCCGGCGTCGAGCCCGAATATATGGGCGAAGGTCCGATCAAGGCGGTGCCGATCGCGCTGAAGCGCGCCGGCCTGACGCTGGCCGACATGGACGTGATCGAGGCCAACGAGGCGTTTGCCGCGCAGGCGCTGTCGGTTGCCAAGGCGCTCGGCTTCGACCGCGAAAAGCTGAACCCCAATGGTTCGGGCATCGCGCTGGGTCACCCGGTTGGTGCCACCGGCACGATCCTGACGGTCAAGGCGGCCTATGAGCTGGAACGGATCGGCGGTCGCTATGCGCTGATCACGATGTGCATCGGCGGCGGCCAGGGCATTGCCCTGATCATCGAGCGGGTCTGA
- a CDS encoding methyl-accepting chemotaxis protein has product MGLLARFGIGAKMGLAFLLMLGMLAGLGAFAVVKIGEVNERSNEMRTQWLPATKLVGDIHAYTSQYRISQGLHVMSEDEAGRRKAGIQLRNADKAIRRMLDDYAPYAKGPEQLAAYDGLKASWEEYLASNAQLTQTAESGDAAAAVALFRGDSLDKFYAVEDNILSLVDLNDKGGQAASQSAAAIYAKTRTLVIQLIAGSLALAVILMVMLLMGIARPLSKMSAAVHSLSNGDLSVSIPALRRHDEIGGLARALDGFKALFAAEQERALADQRRAAEELAQAQATQRTVELIGAGLSAVAHGDLTVRVPNDAEGPLAQLHHDFNEALDRLSTTISEIIDGFGTIRSGTGEIAQAAQDLSQRTESQAHSLARTANALEEFMGTVRLTAGNARETSEKVAAARSAAESMGTTARQAIEAMRTIESSSREMEEIVSTIDNLAFQTNLLALNAGVEAARAGPAGAGFAVVATEVRVLAQRCTDAAGKIRDLIATSGHQVVSGVELVERSGSALGTIVEEFGQVADLIAEIAAANEQQATGLNEINAGVSSMDNATQQNAAMVEETNASVQSLSAEAQRLADRVGGFRTGQQAPARRAPAPARAARPAPAPAPARAAAPAKWASPAPVHGALALKVEEEDWTEF; this is encoded by the coding sequence ATGGGACTACTGGCCCGGTTCGGGATCGGTGCGAAAATGGGGCTGGCATTCCTGCTGATGCTGGGGATGCTTGCGGGCCTTGGCGCCTTCGCGGTCGTCAAGATCGGCGAAGTCAACGAGCGCTCGAACGAGATGCGAACGCAGTGGCTTCCCGCCACCAAGCTGGTGGGCGACATCCATGCCTATACGTCGCAATATCGGATCAGCCAGGGCCTCCACGTCATGTCCGAGGACGAGGCCGGGCGCCGCAAGGCCGGCATCCAGCTGCGCAACGCTGACAAGGCGATCCGCCGCATGCTCGACGACTATGCGCCTTATGCCAAGGGGCCCGAGCAGCTTGCGGCCTATGACGGCCTCAAGGCGAGCTGGGAAGAATATCTTGCCTCGAATGCGCAGCTGACCCAGACCGCCGAGTCAGGCGACGCGGCCGCTGCCGTGGCGCTTTTTCGTGGCGATAGCCTCGATAAATTCTACGCGGTCGAGGACAACATTCTCTCGCTCGTGGACCTGAACGACAAGGGCGGCCAGGCTGCATCCCAGTCTGCGGCAGCCATCTACGCCAAGACCCGGACCCTGGTTATCCAGCTGATCGCAGGCTCGCTTGCGCTCGCCGTCATCCTGATGGTCATGTTGCTGATGGGCATTGCCCGTCCGCTGTCCAAGATGAGCGCTGCGGTCCACTCTCTCTCGAATGGCGACCTGTCGGTTTCGATCCCGGCGCTGCGCCGCCATGACGAGATCGGCGGGCTGGCCCGTGCACTCGACGGCTTCAAGGCCCTGTTCGCTGCCGAGCAGGAGCGCGCCCTGGCCGACCAGCGTCGCGCCGCCGAAGAGCTTGCCCAGGCCCAGGCAACCCAGCGCACGGTCGAGCTCATCGGCGCCGGCCTCTCGGCCGTCGCCCATGGCGACCTGACCGTCCGCGTCCCCAACGATGCCGAAGGTCCGCTCGCGCAGCTGCACCATGACTTCAACGAGGCGCTCGACCGTCTGTCGACGACGATCAGCGAGATCATCGACGGCTTCGGTACGATCCGCTCGGGCACCGGCGAAATCGCTCAGGCGGCGCAGGACCTGTCGCAGCGCACCGAGAGCCAGGCCCATTCGCTCGCCCGCACCGCCAATGCGCTCGAAGAGTTCATGGGCACCGTCCGCCTGACCGCCGGCAATGCCCGCGAGACGAGCGAGAAGGTTGCGGCCGCCCGCTCGGCAGCCGAATCGATGGGCACCACCGCCCGTCAGGCGATTGAGGCGATGCGGACGATCGAATCGTCGAGCCGCGAGATGGAGGAGATCGTCTCCACGATCGACAACCTCGCCTTCCAGACCAACCTCCTGGCGCTCAATGCCGGTGTCGAGGCGGCCCGGGCGGGCCCGGCGGGTGCCGGCTTCGCGGTCGTCGCGACCGAGGTCCGCGTGCTGGCACAGCGCTGCACCGACGCCGCCGGCAAGATCCGCGATCTGATCGCGACCTCGGGCCACCAGGTCGTGAGCGGTGTGGAACTGGTCGAACGCTCGGGTTCGGCGCTGGGAACGATCGTCGAGGAATTCGGGCAGGTCGCCGACCTCATCGCGGAGATCGCCGCCGCCAACGAGCAGCAGGCGACCGGTCTCAACGAGATCAACGCCGGCGTGTCCTCGATGGACAATGCCACCCAGCAGAATGCCGCCATGGTCGAAGAGACCAATGCCAGCGTTCAGAGCCTCTCGGCCGAGGCGCAGCGGCTTGCCGATCGCGTCGGTGGCTTCCGCACCGGCCAGCAGGCCCCGGCGCGCCGGGCTCCCGCCCCGGCCCGCGCGGCCCGTCCGGCTCCCGCTCCCGCTCCGGCGCGCGCTGCCGCTCCTGCGAAATGGGCCAGCCCCGCTCCCGTCCACGGTGCACTCGCGCTGAAGGTCGAGGAAGAGGACTGGACCGAGTTCTGA
- the scpA gene encoding methylmalonyl-CoA mutase, whose translation MSDKTPDLAQWEAAAAKEVKGKDLTWNTPEGIAVKPLYTADDVADLDPGLPGFAPFTRGVRASMYAGRPWTIRQYAGFSTAEESNAFYHRNLKAGQKGLSVAFDLATHRGYDSDHPRVTGDVGKAGVAIDTIDDMKILFDGIPLDQMSVSMTMNGAVIPILAFFIVAGEEQGVPMAQLDGTIQNDILKEFMVRNTYIYPPEPSMRIISDIFAFTSQNMPKFNSISISGYHMQEAGATQVQELAFTIADGMEYVKYGVASGLDIDKFAGRLSFFFAIGMNFFMEIAKLRAARVLWHRVMTKLGAKDERSKMLRTHCQTSGVSLTEQDPYNNVIRTTIEAMAAMLGGTQSLHTNALDEAIALPTDFSARIARNTQIVIQEETGMTKVVDPLGGSYYIESLTQQLVDRAWEIIEKVEAEGGMAKAVAAGWPKAMIEEASAAKAARIDRVEEVIVGVNKYKLAEEDPIDILDVDNVAVREAQIRRIQKVKAGRDEAKCQAALAALTEGAKGKDNLLGLAVECARARATLGEISSAMEAVFGRFDTTPKPVKGIYGGAYGDDRSWAGLIDGVEAITRRKGRKPRMLVAKMGQDGHDRGANLVSSAFGDLGFEVVAGPLFQTPKEAADLALKADVDVVGASSLAAGHKTLIPELIQHLKDAGRSDIKVIAGGVIPAQDYQFLRDVGVQGIFGPGTNLVTAATEVLRLLGHNQPPENVEEAAE comes from the coding sequence ATGAGCGACAAGACGCCCGATCTGGCCCAGTGGGAGGCCGCTGCCGCCAAGGAGGTCAAGGGCAAGGACCTGACCTGGAACACGCCCGAGGGCATCGCCGTGAAGCCGCTCTACACGGCGGACGACGTGGCCGATCTCGACCCGGGCCTGCCCGGCTTCGCCCCCTTCACCCGCGGCGTGCGTGCGTCGATGTATGCCGGTCGTCCCTGGACGATCCGCCAATATGCCGGTTTCTCGACCGCCGAGGAATCCAATGCCTTCTATCATCGCAATCTGAAGGCCGGGCAGAAGGGCCTGTCGGTCGCCTTCGACCTGGCCACCCACCGCGGCTATGACAGCGACCATCCGCGCGTGACCGGCGACGTCGGCAAGGCGGGCGTGGCGATCGACACGATCGACGACATGAAGATCCTGTTCGACGGCATTCCGCTCGATCAGATGTCGGTGTCGATGACGATGAACGGCGCGGTCATCCCGATCCTCGCCTTCTTCATCGTCGCGGGCGAGGAGCAGGGCGTTCCGATGGCTCAGCTCGACGGGACCATCCAGAACGACATCCTCAAGGAGTTCATGGTCCGCAACACCTATATCTACCCGCCCGAGCCGAGCATGCGGATCATCTCGGACATCTTCGCCTTCACCTCGCAGAACATGCCGAAGTTCAACTCGATCTCGATCTCCGGCTATCACATGCAGGAGGCGGGGGCGACGCAGGTCCAGGAGCTCGCCTTCACCATCGCCGACGGCATGGAATATGTGAAATATGGCGTGGCCTCGGGCCTCGACATCGACAAGTTCGCCGGACGGCTGAGCTTCTTCTTCGCGATCGGCATGAACTTCTTCATGGAGATCGCCAAGCTGCGCGCCGCGCGCGTCCTGTGGCACCGGGTGATGACGAAGCTCGGCGCGAAGGACGAACGCTCGAAGATGCTGCGCACCCACTGCCAGACGTCGGGCGTGTCGCTGACCGAGCAGGATCCGTACAACAACGTCATCCGCACCACGATCGAGGCGATGGCCGCGATGCTGGGCGGTACCCAGTCGCTCCACACCAACGCCCTCGACGAGGCGATCGCGCTGCCGACCGACTTCTCGGCCCGCATCGCGCGCAACACCCAGATCGTCATCCAGGAAGAGACCGGGATGACCAAGGTCGTCGATCCGCTGGGCGGCTCCTATTATATCGAGAGCCTGACGCAGCAGCTGGTCGACCGCGCCTGGGAGATCATCGAGAAGGTCGAGGCCGAGGGCGGCATGGCCAAGGCGGTCGCCGCCGGCTGGCCCAAGGCGATGATCGAGGAAGCATCGGCCGCGAAGGCCGCCCGGATCGACCGCGTCGAAGAGGTGATCGTCGGGGTCAACAAGTACAAGCTGGCCGAAGAGGATCCGATCGACATCCTCGACGTCGACAATGTCGCGGTCCGCGAAGCGCAGATCCGGCGTATCCAGAAGGTCAAGGCCGGTCGCGACGAGGCGAAGTGCCAGGCCGCGCTGGCTGCACTGACCGAGGGCGCGAAGGGCAAGGACAATCTTCTCGGACTGGCCGTGGAATGTGCCCGCGCGCGGGCGACCCTGGGCGAAATCTCCTCGGCGATGGAGGCGGTCTTCGGCCGCTTCGACACGACGCCGAAGCCGGTCAAGGGCATCTATGGCGGCGCCTATGGCGACGATCGCAGCTGGGCGGGCCTGATCGACGGCGTCGAGGCGATCACCCGCCGCAAGGGCCGCAAGCCGCGCATGCTGGTCGCCAAGATGGGCCAGGACGGCCATGATCGCGGCGCCAATCTCGTCTCGTCCGCCTTTGGCGATCTCGGCTTCGAGGTGGTTGCGGGGCCATTGTTCCAGACCCCTAAGGAAGCTGCCGATCTGGCGCTGAAGGCAGATGTCGACGTCGTCGGCGCATCGAGCCTGGCGGCGGGCCACAAGACGCTGATTCCCGAGCTGATCCAGCATCTGAAGGATGCGGGGCGTTCGGACATCAAGGTGATCGCCGGCGGGGTTATTCCCGCGCAGGATTATCAGTTCCTGCGCGACGTCGGGGTACAGGGCATTTTCGGGCCGGGGACCAATCTCGTCACCGCGGCTACTGAAGTTCTCCGCCTTCTGGGCCATAACCAGCCCCCGGAAAATGTTGAGGAGGCTGCCGAATGA